Genomic window (Melioribacteraceae bacterium):
ATTAAAATCGAAGTTGAAAACTGGCTGGAAAGACAAAAAGAAAGAGCACAACTAAAGAAAAAGGAAAAAATTGATAAAGAGCATAGAGACGAATTAAGAAAACAAAAGGTTGTCAGGAAAACTGAGGATCATAAGAAAAAAATAGAATCAGAGCGGGAATATCGTGATTCATTGAAAAACCTGACTTCAAAAGAACTAATGGAAAAGATTCTTAATGATAAAATACGCCCAGTCTATTATTATTACAGTGAGTTAAACAATATTTGCAAACTTGATTCTGAATCATCAGAGTTATTGAAGCTAGTTATTCTGAGATTTAAGGAAGAAGAAAAATATCAATTTAAGCGGCTTAAAAGGGAATTGATATATTTGATTGAACATAAAGAACAAGTTGGCGGTACATGATCTACACCACAAGGTTTTAATTGATGAGTCGGGGTTGTAGTCCTCTTTAACTTTTCTTACAATTTGATAAGGAATCACCGGCAATCCCTTACTAGGCATATCGCCAAGCGTTACCAGCAATGACATAAATCGACAGAGAAACAATACTACAGCAACAATATTTGAGTTCTTTTGATTTCGATTTTTCTCACAAGCACTCTCCAAAATCCCTTCATTATTCCGGCAAAGCGGCAGACCTCAGCACCTCAAACATTCCCGATCAGCTAACCAGAAAAAAACTCCCCGAAGAAATTAAGACCTCACTCAGCGCTCATTATGATATTGTTGACGATACAACCCATTTTCACATTAAGTACCAGCCAATTGACTTTCAACAGCATAAACTTAAAAATTCCATTAATAATCACTAAAATAACTTGACTTAAGTATCTCATTAAACTAATTTGAGTTAAAATAATGAGGGCTTGAGGGTTAGTTTGGGGTACAGTCCGGGCATTTTATTCTCTTGAGTTCATATCATTTAATTAAAACGCTGTTATTTAAACTAAATCAAAACCTTTTCTTGATATGATTCCAAAATGACTCGTATCAAGTGTTATGGCAGGTTAATTAATAGTTAGTTGCCAAGAGAATTTTATGAAAGGTAAAAAATTATTTACATACTCCGAAGCTGAAAAAATCAAATTATTGATAAACAGAAAGGTTAAAGCTTCTAAATATGATCAGAAAAGAATTAGAGATGAGATCCGATCGATTGGATTTTATTTCTCGGATTTTTCTAGCAAAAAGGGGTATACAGTTGATGATTTCGAAAATTTAATACATTCTCGGCAAATCCAAATGATTAAATCAGCCAATAGCAATGACGTTGCTACTGAAATTAGTAAGTCTGAAATAAAGAATTTACCTTTATCAAATACTAAAATAGCAGTTGAAAAAACAGAACTAGTTGGATCAGTTAACATCACCGAAGTTGAATTAAAATTGATAAAAGAAGGTCAGTATTATATGGCAGAAAATATCGACTCAGAACTACCGAAAGATAAAACCGGATTGTATTCAATTCGTTTAGCATCAAGTTCCGCACTTCCGGAAAAATATCAAAATATTCTCAGCGAACGTTCTCATAATATAATTTATATTGGTAAAGCAGAAGGTCAATCTTTATTTGATAGATTACAGCAAGAATTACGAGCAACTGGTCCTGGAACTTTTTTCAGAAGCATCGGTGCAGTATTAGGTTTCCTTCCACCACTCGGTTCGTTAAAAGGTAAAAAGAATCAGAATAATTATAAATTTTCTAAAGATGATAAAAAGAAAATAATTGATTGGATAAATGAGAACTTGGAAATAAGCTATATCAATTTCGACTATGATTTTTCTGTTGAACAACAATTGATTCAAAAGTATTGTCCTTTGTTAAACGATTCTCACAATCCTCTGGCTTTAGTAGAATTGAGAGATGATAAAGACAAATGTAGAAAAATTGCGAGAGGCAACTAACAAGCAACTTAGCCGGACGCCGTTTTCAATGTGGCATTTGAGTAGTTCTTAAGTTTAGTGGCCTAAACCAACATTGCTGTTAAGCATTGTACATATAAATTAAACTGTCGCAACTGGCTTGTATCGAGCAATTTACAAACCGGTTGCATAAACTTTGGCGTAGTCTTTTTAATCGGCATCCCTGTGTTGGGCGCCGGCTAGTTGCCACGCCGTTAAGCGAGTATTCAAAAATAGTTAAGGAATTGTATGAAACGAAAAACAATAGTAGGTGAGTTGATTAATTTTCGCGGTATGGTTTGGGCACCTGTCAATGAACAAGGTGTTGTTTTTCTATTTGGGAAAATAGCGCACGAGTTAGGAATGTATGTTGAAGTAGTTCGTCCAGGCTATCCTGATTGCATTGCAAAAAGATATATTGGGAAAGGTCGATGGCAAGAAGTTAGAATAGAATTTGAATTTAAAAGCAGCCATTTTGAAACTCACAAGCATTCCAAAGAAGAGTGCGATATTATTATTTGTTGGTCACACGATTGGTCAAATTGTCCAAAGCATATTGAAGTTATTGAGCTCCATGAGGAAATTAAAAAATTGGAAAACTTTCCACTCGCTCCTCCAGATCAAATTACTCCCGAAAGTGAATATTCGCTTGAATCACATTTTTCTCGATCAAATGCTTTTGTAAAAGAAATATTTAAAAAGATTGACATTGCTATTAAAAAAACAGATGATTCCATTTATTATAAAGTTGCCAAGTATCGTCTTATGTATTATTCTCCAAAACGTGTTTTTGCTGCTGTAGCTTTACGAAAGGATTTTATTAATATTCATCTTTTTACTAATGGCAAGAAAATTAAAGGCGTAGAATCGTTTTCGGGCGAATATGGCTACAAGTGGGGTCGCATTTATATTCGTTCCAAAGAAGATGTTCAAATAGCTATTGGTGCACTTATAAAATCGCGAAAAATGATTGAAGAATGTGTGTCTAAAAATATTACAACGGGTTGGTATGCAGAAAAAGACGAATAATTATATTAGCACCTAACCAGCTTTCCCACCAGACCGAATTTTCATTACGGCAGTGGTTCAGTCTTATAGCTTGATAAAAAAATATTAGCATTGTTTGTAACATTGTTCTAATAAATAAATTTGTTAAGAATATAGGCAGTAACTTTTTATTCATCATTTCTGTTCTGGGCCACGGCGGGCTAAGCGCATTACCATGAGCGATTTTGTTAAAAATGGACCAAATTTATAAAATCAAATAAAAACAACGGTATCACTATGAACGAAATAATTTGTCCAAATTGTAAAAAAGCTTTTAAAATAGATGAATCTGGTTTCGCTGAGATCCTAAAGCAAGTTCGAGATCATCAATTTGAAGAAGAAATGCAAAAGAGGTTAGACCTTGCTGAAAAGGAAAAGGAAAATGCTGTTAAGCTTGCTGAAGCAAATCTAAAAAATTCATTGCAAGATGAGTTATCAAAAAAGGAAAAAGAATTAATTGAACTAAAAGCTAAAAACGAAAGCGAAATTGCTGAAAAATTATCAATGAAAGATTCTGAGATAGCAGAAATGAAATCAAAAATAGAGAATGCGGAGATCGACAAAAAACTTACAGTTACAGAGGCTATTCAAAAAATCGAAAAAGAACGTGACGAGCTCGCCAATAACCTAAAGAACAAAGAAACAGAAAAGCAATTACTCGAAAAATCATTAAAAGAAAAATATTCCGCTGAACTCAAGACAAAGGATGATATCATCAAGATGAAAGATGATGAAATTTCTCTACGTAAAGATATGAAGCTAAAACTTTCGACTAAAATGATTGGCGAAACACTTGAACAACATTGCGAGAACGAATTCAACAAGTTACGCGCAACCGCTTTTCAAAAAGCTTATTTTGAGAAAGACAACGATTCTAAATCTGGAAGTAAAGGTGATTTTATTTATAAGGAAAGCGATGAAGCCGGGAATGAAATCATCTCAATTATGTTTGAAATGAAAAATGAGGGAGATGAGACTGCAACAAAAAAAAGAAATGAAGATTTTTTCAAAGAATTGGACAAAGACCGAACAGAAAAGAATTGTGAATACGCAGTTCTTGTTTCTCTTTTAGAAGCCGAAAACGATTTATATAATTCCGGAATTGTTGATGTGTCTTACAGGTATAACAAAATGTATGTTGTTCGACCCCAATTTTTTATACCAATTATCACGCTCCTACGCAATGCTGCAATGAATTCATTAAAGTATAAAGCCGAATTAGCATTGGTGAAAAATCAGAATATTGACATTACTAATTTCGAAGATAATATAAACTCGTTTAAAGAGGGATTTGCAAGAAACTATGAATTAGCAAGCCGAAAATTTAAAACTGCGATTGACGAAATTGATAAAACTATTGATCATCTTCAAAAAACGAAAGATGCATTGTTATCTTCAGAAAATAATTTACGATTGGCTAACAATA
Coding sequences:
- a CDS encoding DUF2130 domain-containing protein — translated: MNEIICPNCKKAFKIDESGFAEILKQVRDHQFEEEMQKRLDLAEKEKENAVKLAEANLKNSLQDELSKKEKELIELKAKNESEIAEKLSMKDSEIAEMKSKIENAEIDKKLTVTEAIQKIEKERDELANNLKNKETEKQLLEKSLKEKYSAELKTKDDIIKMKDDEISLRKDMKLKLSTKMIGETLEQHCENEFNKLRATAFQKAYFEKDNDSKSGSKGDFIYKESDEAGNEIISIMFEMKNEGDETATKKRNEDFFKELDKDRTEKNCEYAVLVSLLEAENDLYNSGIVDVSYRYNKMYVVRPQFFIPIITLLRNAAMNSLKYKAELALVKNQNIDITNFEDNINSFKEGFARNYELASRKFKTAIDEIDKTIDHLQKTKDALLSSENNLRLANNKAEDLTIKKLTSGNPTMTNMFAELSDKSK